The proteins below come from a single Oncorhynchus keta strain PuntledgeMale-10-30-2019 chromosome 1, Oket_V2, whole genome shotgun sequence genomic window:
- the LOC118389783 gene encoding T-lymphocyte activation antigen CD80 isoform X4, with product MTVDYGKCARRLLRRCVILFLVSVQFIQSKDVTMVIGEVGGAVTLPCTSDIQRLPNHLYVQRPDPNKFINGYHKTRDLPSPHPEYANRTQVDHTQGTMRLWSIRLSDEGLYECHIGYPTKNNQKNIQLSVTANYSTPNVTVACDNGSCLVTCSSDNGYPRRDVEWSLNPPLNQSHWGVVNSSGGTDPVSMLFSVFSSISINCSSGPRLNLSCAVGGTLSQEHIVSRKRRLRQPEVIKEEREQQVQRKMYS from the exons ATGACTGTG GACTACGGGAAGTGTGCGCGTCGGCTGCTTCG AAGGTGTGTCATCTTATTCCTGGTATCGGTTCAGTTCATTCAAAGTAAAG ATGTCACCATGGTGAtaggagaggtgggtggggcTGTGACCCTCCCCTGTACCTCTGACATCCAGAGACTCCCAAACCACCTGTATGTACAGAGACCTGACCCAAACAAGTTCATTAATGGCTACCATAAGACGAGGGACTTACCATCCCCTCACCCGGAGTATGCAAACCGTACTCAAGTAGACCACACACAGGGAACAATGAGGCTGTGGAGTATACGGCTGTCAGATGAGGGGCTGTACGAATGCCACATCGGATACCCAACCAAGAACAACCAGAAGAACATACAACTCAGTGTGACAG CCAACTACAGCACCCCCAATGTAACAGTGGCCTGTGACAACGGCAGCTGCTTAGTGACATGTTCCTCTGACAACGGTTACCCTCGTAGGGATGTTGAGTGGAGCCTGAACCCTCCTCTTAACCAGAGCCACTGGGGAGTAGTGAACAGCAGTGGGGGGACAGACCCAGTCTCTATGCTGTTCTCTGTCTTCAGTTCCATATCCATCAACTGCTCCTCTGGACCCCGGCTGAACCTCAGCTGTGCTGTAGGGGGCACCCTCTCACAGGAACACATTGTCT CAAGAAAAAGAAGGCTCAGACAGCCAGAGGTAATCAAG GAGGAAAGGGAGCAGCAAGTTCAGAGGA
- the LOC118389783 gene encoding T-lymphocyte activation antigen CD80 isoform X3 has protein sequence MTVDYGKCARRLLRRCVILFLVSVQFIQSKDVTMVIGEVGGAVTLPCTSDIQRLPNHLYVQRPDPNKFINGYHKTRDLPSPHPEYANRTQVDHTQGTMRLWSIRLSDEGLYECHIGYPTKNNQKNIQLSVTANYSTPNVTVACDNGSCLVTCSSDNGYPRRDVEWSLNPPLNQSHWGVVNSSGGTDPVSMLFSVFSSISINCSSGPRLNLSCAVGGTLSQEHIVCRHPDISVVSVISAVSVIAAVLLCFLVLVTSSKKKKAQTARGNQGGKGAASSEET, from the exons ATGACTGTG GACTACGGGAAGTGTGCGCGTCGGCTGCTTCG AAGGTGTGTCATCTTATTCCTGGTATCGGTTCAGTTCATTCAAAGTAAAG ATGTCACCATGGTGAtaggagaggtgggtggggcTGTGACCCTCCCCTGTACCTCTGACATCCAGAGACTCCCAAACCACCTGTATGTACAGAGACCTGACCCAAACAAGTTCATTAATGGCTACCATAAGACGAGGGACTTACCATCCCCTCACCCGGAGTATGCAAACCGTACTCAAGTAGACCACACACAGGGAACAATGAGGCTGTGGAGTATACGGCTGTCAGATGAGGGGCTGTACGAATGCCACATCGGATACCCAACCAAGAACAACCAGAAGAACATACAACTCAGTGTGACAG CCAACTACAGCACCCCCAATGTAACAGTGGCCTGTGACAACGGCAGCTGCTTAGTGACATGTTCCTCTGACAACGGTTACCCTCGTAGGGATGTTGAGTGGAGCCTGAACCCTCCTCTTAACCAGAGCCACTGGGGAGTAGTGAACAGCAGTGGGGGGACAGACCCAGTCTCTATGCTGTTCTCTGTCTTCAGTTCCATATCCATCAACTGCTCCTCTGGACCCCGGCTGAACCTCAGCTGTGCTGTAGGGGGCACCCTCTCACAGGAACACATTGTCT GCAGGCATCCTGATATCTCTGTTGTCTCTGTGATCTCTGCTGTCTCTGTGATCGCTGCTGTTCTGCTGTGTTTCCTGGTTCTGGTTACGAGCAGCAAGAAAAAGAAGGCTCAGACAGCCAGAGGTAATCAAG GAGGAAAGGGAGCAGCAAGTTCAGAGGA
- the LOC118389783 gene encoding T-lymphocyte activation antigen CD80 isoform X2 yields MTVDYGKCARRLLRRCVILFLVSVQFIQSKDVTMVIGEVGGAVTLPCTSDIQRLPNHLYVQRPDPNKFINGYHKTRDLPSPHPEYANRTQVDHTQGTMRLWSIRLSDEGLYECHIGYPTKNNQKNIQLSVTANYSTPNVTVACDNGSCLVTCSSDNGYPRRDVEWSLNPPLNQSHWGVVNSSGGTDPVSMLFSVFSSISINCSSGPRLNLSCAVGGTLSQEHIVCRHPDISVVSVISAVSVIAAVLLCFLVLVTSSKKKKAQTARGNQGGKGAASSEENVQLT; encoded by the exons ATGACTGTG GACTACGGGAAGTGTGCGCGTCGGCTGCTTCG AAGGTGTGTCATCTTATTCCTGGTATCGGTTCAGTTCATTCAAAGTAAAG ATGTCACCATGGTGAtaggagaggtgggtggggcTGTGACCCTCCCCTGTACCTCTGACATCCAGAGACTCCCAAACCACCTGTATGTACAGAGACCTGACCCAAACAAGTTCATTAATGGCTACCATAAGACGAGGGACTTACCATCCCCTCACCCGGAGTATGCAAACCGTACTCAAGTAGACCACACACAGGGAACAATGAGGCTGTGGAGTATACGGCTGTCAGATGAGGGGCTGTACGAATGCCACATCGGATACCCAACCAAGAACAACCAGAAGAACATACAACTCAGTGTGACAG CCAACTACAGCACCCCCAATGTAACAGTGGCCTGTGACAACGGCAGCTGCTTAGTGACATGTTCCTCTGACAACGGTTACCCTCGTAGGGATGTTGAGTGGAGCCTGAACCCTCCTCTTAACCAGAGCCACTGGGGAGTAGTGAACAGCAGTGGGGGGACAGACCCAGTCTCTATGCTGTTCTCTGTCTTCAGTTCCATATCCATCAACTGCTCCTCTGGACCCCGGCTGAACCTCAGCTGTGCTGTAGGGGGCACCCTCTCACAGGAACACATTGTCT GCAGGCATCCTGATATCTCTGTTGTCTCTGTGATCTCTGCTGTCTCTGTGATCGCTGCTGTTCTGCTGTGTTTCCTGGTTCTGGTTACGAGCAGCAAGAAAAAGAAGGCTCAGACAGCCAGAGGTAATCAAG GAGGAAAGGGAGCAGCAAGTTCAGAGGA